One stretch of Streptomyces sp. 135 DNA includes these proteins:
- a CDS encoding chaplin: MRVRTLSAAVLLAASAVVGGAGQALADGDDPSAVGHVHDSPGVLSGNAVQVPVEVDANVCGNTIDIIGLLNPASDNKCKNH, encoded by the coding sequence ATGCGTGTCCGTACTCTCAGCGCCGCTGTCCTGCTCGCCGCCAGTGCCGTGGTCGGCGGCGCGGGCCAGGCTCTCGCCGACGGCGACGACCCCTCCGCCGTGGGTCATGTCCACGACAGCCCCGGCGTCCTGTCCGGCAACGCCGTTCAGGTGCCGGTCGAAGTCGATGCCAACGTCTGCGGCAACACCATCGACATCATCGGGCTCCTCAACCCCGCGAGCGACAACAAGTGCAAGAACCACTGA
- a CDS encoding metalloregulator ArsR/SmtB family transcription factor, which translates to MPNDESVEHVEPCCPPLTERPLTAEEAVRTAAMFKALGDPVRLRLFSLVASHDGGEACVCDISDVGVSQPTVSHHLKKLKEAGLLTSERRGTWVYYRVEPSVLAAMGHILGRVGA; encoded by the coding sequence ATGCCGAATGACGAGTCTGTCGAGCATGTCGAACCCTGCTGCCCGCCCCTGACGGAGCGCCCCCTCACCGCCGAGGAGGCGGTGCGGACGGCCGCGATGTTCAAGGCGCTCGGCGACCCGGTCCGGCTGAGGCTGTTCTCGCTGGTCGCCTCGCACGACGGCGGCGAGGCGTGCGTGTGCGACATCTCCGACGTCGGGGTCTCCCAGCCGACCGTCTCCCACCACCTGAAGAAGCTGAAGGAGGCCGGACTGCTCACCTCCGAGCGGCGCGGGACGTGGGTGTACTACCGCGTCGAGCCGTCCGTGCTCGCGGCGATGGGGCACATCCTGGGGCGCGTCGGCGCGTGA
- a CDS encoding DEAD/DEAH box helicase: MKRTDRPGTTGTATGVPGDGLDGSAPAAPAITSFADLELPAAVLRTLTEQGVREPFPIQAATLPSGLAGRDVLGRGRTGSGKTLAFGLPLLARTAGRRAEPKQPLALILVPTRELAQQVTEALTPYADALRLRMAAVVGGMSIGRQIAALREGAEVVVATPGRLHDLIERKACRLARVRITVLDEADQMCDMGFLPQVTDVLDQVHPDGQRMLFSATLDRDVDQLVESYLHEPVVHSVDPSAGAVTTMDHHVLVVHGPDRYAVTTEIAAREGRVLLFLDTKHSVDLLTRHLRASGVHAAALHSGKSQPQRTRTLAQFKNGQISVLVATNVAARGLHIDDLDLVVNVDPPTDPKDYLHRAGRTARAGESGSVVTLVLSGQRREMSRLMSEAGVEPTVTKVRSGEAELSRITGARAPSGTPLDGGSAAPRPKNVNAPFRGLGTSKDASRGTAGKSRKSGEARKLAEARRAAMVRRGR; the protein is encoded by the coding sequence ATGAAGCGTACGGACCGCCCCGGCACCACCGGCACCGCCACCGGAGTCCCTGGCGACGGCCTCGACGGCTCCGCCCCGGCCGCGCCCGCGATCACCTCCTTCGCCGATCTGGAACTGCCGGCCGCGGTCCTGCGCACCCTCACCGAACAGGGCGTGCGCGAGCCCTTCCCGATCCAGGCGGCCACACTGCCCAGCGGCCTCGCGGGACGTGACGTCCTGGGGCGCGGCCGCACCGGTTCCGGCAAGACGCTCGCCTTTGGTCTGCCGCTGCTCGCGCGCACCGCCGGGCGCCGCGCGGAGCCGAAGCAGCCGCTCGCCCTGATCCTGGTGCCGACCCGCGAGCTGGCCCAGCAGGTCACCGAGGCGCTCACGCCGTACGCCGACGCGCTCCGGCTGCGCATGGCCGCGGTCGTCGGCGGCATGTCGATCGGCCGCCAGATCGCCGCGCTGCGCGAGGGCGCCGAGGTCGTCGTCGCGACTCCCGGCCGCCTCCACGACCTGATCGAGCGCAAGGCCTGCCGCCTCGCGCGGGTCCGGATCACGGTTCTCGACGAGGCCGACCAGATGTGCGACATGGGCTTCTTGCCGCAGGTCACCGACGTGCTCGACCAGGTGCACCCCGACGGTCAGCGGATGCTGTTCTCGGCCACCCTGGACCGCGACGTCGACCAGTTGGTCGAGAGCTACCTCCACGAGCCCGTCGTGCACTCCGTCGACCCGTCCGCGGGCGCGGTCACGACGATGGACCACCATGTCCTGGTCGTCCACGGCCCCGACCGGTACGCCGTCACCACCGAGATCGCCGCCCGCGAGGGCCGCGTCCTGCTGTTCCTGGACACCAAGCACTCCGTCGACCTGCTCACCCGGCATCTGCGGGCCAGCGGGGTGCACGCCGCGGCGCTGCACAGCGGCAAGTCGCAGCCGCAGCGCACCCGGACCCTCGCGCAGTTCAAGAACGGGCAGATCAGCGTCCTGGTGGCGACCAACGTCGCGGCCCGCGGCCTGCACATCGACGACCTCGACCTCGTGGTGAACGTCGATCCGCCCACCGACCCCAAGGACTATCTGCACCGCGCGGGCCGCACCGCCCGGGCCGGCGAGTCCGGCAGCGTCGTCACGCTGGTGCTGTCCGGCCAGCGCCGCGAGATGAGCCGGCTGATGTCCGAGGCCGGGGTAGAGCCGACGGTCACCAAGGTGCGTTCGGGCGAGGCGGAGCTGAGCCGGATCACCGGGGCCAGGGCCCCTTCCGGCACGCCGCTCGACGGTGGTTCCGCCGCGCCCCGGCCCAAGAACGTCAACGCCCCCTTCCGCGGCCTCGGCACCAGCAAGGACGCCTCGCGCGGCACGGCCGGCAAGTCCCGCAAGTCGGGCGAGGCCCGCAAACTCGCGGAGGCCCGCAGGGCGGCCATGGTCCGCCGGGGGCGCTGA
- a CDS encoding arsenate reductase ArsC — MPQKPSVLFVCVHNAGRSQMAAAWLAHLAGDRVEVRSAGSDPGQRVNPAAVEAMREVGIDISAETPKVLTVDAVEESDVCVTMGCGDTCPVFPGKRYLDWQLDDPAGQGVAAVRPIRDEIKVLVEGLIAEIAPERTA; from the coding sequence ATGCCCCAGAAGCCCTCCGTCCTGTTCGTCTGCGTCCACAACGCCGGCCGCTCCCAGATGGCCGCCGCCTGGCTGGCCCACCTCGCGGGCGACCGCGTGGAGGTCCGCTCGGCGGGATCGGATCCCGGGCAGCGTGTGAACCCGGCGGCGGTCGAGGCCATGCGTGAGGTGGGCATCGACATCTCCGCCGAGACACCGAAGGTCCTCACCGTCGACGCGGTCGAAGAGTCGGACGTCTGCGTCACGATGGGCTGCGGCGACACCTGCCCCGTCTTCCCGGGCAAGCGCTACCTCGACTGGCAGCTCGACGACCCCGCGGGCCAGGGCGTCGCCGCCGTGCGTCCCATCCGCGACGAGATCAAGGTCCTGGTCGAGGGACTGATCGCGGAGATCGCGCCCGAGCGGACGGCCTGA
- a CDS encoding peptidoglycan-binding domain-containing protein, protein MKNGRTIRTAAAVAVAAAALAMSATGPATARAPQRAAAAEWRLCMYLGGHTTLQMGSTGEAVRHLQCILNEVYRYVNVPMNGVFEEVTKASVEHLQRQFALPVTGVVDAATWGALHP, encoded by the coding sequence ATGAAGAACGGACGCACGATCCGTACGGCCGCCGCGGTGGCCGTGGCCGCCGCCGCGCTGGCGATGTCCGCCACAGGCCCCGCCACCGCCCGCGCACCGCAGCGCGCGGCGGCCGCCGAATGGCGCCTGTGCATGTACCTGGGCGGACACACCACCCTCCAGATGGGCAGCACGGGAGAGGCCGTACGCCACCTCCAGTGCATCCTCAACGAGGTCTACCGCTACGTGAACGTCCCCATGAACGGCGTCTTCGAAGAGGTCACCAAGGCGTCGGTCGAGCACCTGCAACGGCAGTTCGCCCTGCCCGTCACGGGCGTCGTCGACGCCGCCACCTGGGGTGCCCTGCACCCCTGA
- a CDS encoding class I SAM-dependent methyltransferase: MAPDDVARRGHPATPGRRAVRSRCSTPRCRGCGTGRTTRLAAQQAHAGRVVGVDLSAPMLARARHDALAEGLDNVTFEQGDAQVHPFPAGGFDVVISRGGVMFFTDLVAAFAHLRTALAPGGRLAFLTPRPGGPDSAYARATAALSPHLREPSPAARGMGSLPDPARIRDVLAAAGFADIGVTPAEAPMTFGSDADDATDFLFAMGPTRHNLRDTEHTTVTRVRAEVRDALTEFETADGVRIPGSVWIVTASRSAAGADGPAPA, translated from the coding sequence GTGGCGCCGGACGACGTGGCGCGTAGGGGACACCCGGCGACACCCGGCCGACGGGCCGTACGGAGTCGCTGCTCCACACCTCGATGCCGCGGCTGCGGCACCGGCCGCACGACGCGTCTCGCCGCCCAACAGGCGCACGCCGGACGCGTCGTCGGCGTCGACCTGTCGGCGCCGATGCTGGCACGCGCTCGCCATGACGCCCTCGCGGAAGGCCTGGACAACGTCACCTTCGAGCAGGGTGACGCCCAGGTGCACCCCTTTCCCGCGGGCGGGTTCGACGTCGTCATCAGCCGCGGTGGCGTGATGTTCTTCACCGACCTCGTCGCGGCCTTCGCCCACCTCAGGACCGCTCTGGCACCGGGCGGCCGGCTCGCCTTCCTCACGCCCCGGCCAGGGGGCCCGGACAGCGCGTACGCCCGGGCGACCGCCGCGCTCTCACCGCATCTGCGCGAACCATCCCCGGCGGCGCGCGGCATGGGGTCGCTCCCCGACCCCGCCCGCATCCGCGACGTGCTCGCCGCCGCCGGTTTCGCCGACATCGGCGTGACCCCCGCCGAGGCCCCCATGACCTTCGGCTCCGACGCGGACGACGCCACCGACTTCCTCTTCGCCATGGGCCCGACGCGCCACAACCTGCGCGACACCGAACACACGACCGTGACCCGCGTCCGCGCCGAAGTACGCGATGCGCTCACGGAGTTCGAGACGGCGGACGGCGTACGGATCCCCGGATCCGTCTGGATCGTCACCGCGTCGCGGAGCGCGGCCGGGGCGGACGGGCCGGCTCCGGCGTGA
- a CDS encoding GNAT family N-acetyltransferase — protein sequence MTIEVRPASRFEDVRALLGPKSPGANVCWCLSYRIPSRLNNELRGPARGAYVAELCRTGPGPGVLAYDGDEPVGWAAVAPRSDTSFARSRTIPHVDDLPVWSLWCIRVRPGHRKQGISHVLIAGAVELARAQGAPAIEAYPIDNSARGGSGGSGGAKVDLTMAYAGIRKNFERAGFTHAADTTSVLAGHPRVVMRLDLR from the coding sequence GTGACCATCGAAGTCCGCCCGGCTTCGCGCTTCGAGGACGTCCGTGCCCTGCTCGGCCCGAAGTCGCCCGGCGCCAACGTGTGCTGGTGCCTCAGCTACCGGATTCCCTCCCGGCTCAACAACGAGCTCCGCGGTCCGGCCCGCGGAGCCTACGTCGCCGAGCTGTGCCGCACGGGGCCCGGGCCGGGCGTGCTCGCCTACGACGGCGACGAACCGGTGGGCTGGGCGGCCGTGGCACCGCGCTCCGACACCTCGTTCGCGCGCAGCCGTACGATCCCGCACGTCGACGACCTGCCGGTCTGGTCACTGTGGTGCATCCGCGTACGGCCGGGCCACCGCAAGCAGGGCATCTCGCACGTCCTCATCGCCGGGGCGGTCGAGTTGGCGAGGGCCCAGGGAGCGCCCGCGATCGAGGCGTACCCCATTGACAACAGTGCCCGTGGCGGCAGTGGCGGCAGTGGCGGAGCCAAGGTGGACCTGACGATGGCGTACGCCGGGATCAGGAAGAACTTCGAACGTGCCGGATTCACCCACGCCGCCGACACGACCTCGGTCCTCGCCGGTCACCCCCGCGTCGTGATGCGCCTCGACCTGCGCTGA
- a CDS encoding methyltransferase domain-containing protein: MSGATEKSDTAMAKWQEWQDAPWGRLRYAIAEANLLRHLGGDGPPLRILDLAGGDGGDAVRLAARGHRVTVVDHAPAMLAAATERAAAAGLTELITCVHADVTALPPDLAEGEFDVVLCHNLLQYVDDVPGTLAAALAPLRCGGLFSVMAINRHSAALTAAVREMDPAAALAALDTDRARTQTFDMALRLHTAEEITPVLRTLGCEDVRHYGIRGFCDYITDDARKHEPAFYARLEQLELATTARPPYMHTARLFQLTARKK, translated from the coding sequence ATGTCTGGAGCCACCGAGAAGTCCGACACCGCCATGGCCAAGTGGCAGGAGTGGCAGGACGCCCCTTGGGGCCGTCTGCGCTACGCGATCGCCGAGGCGAACCTACTCCGTCACCTGGGCGGCGACGGCCCCCCGTTGCGCATACTCGACCTGGCCGGCGGCGACGGCGGTGACGCCGTGCGTCTCGCCGCGCGCGGGCACCGCGTCACCGTCGTCGACCACGCCCCCGCCATGCTCGCCGCCGCGACCGAACGGGCCGCCGCGGCGGGCCTGACGGAGCTGATCACCTGCGTGCACGCCGACGTCACCGCTCTGCCGCCGGACCTCGCCGAGGGGGAGTTCGACGTGGTGCTGTGCCACAACCTCCTCCAGTACGTGGACGACGTGCCGGGCACTCTCGCCGCGGCTCTCGCTCCGTTGCGGTGCGGCGGTCTGTTCTCCGTCATGGCGATCAACCGGCACTCGGCCGCCCTGACCGCCGCCGTCCGCGAGATGGACCCCGCGGCCGCGCTGGCCGCACTGGACACCGACCGGGCCCGTACGCAGACGTTCGACATGGCGCTGCGGCTCCACACGGCCGAGGAGATCACCCCCGTACTGCGGACCCTCGGCTGCGAGGACGTGCGGCACTACGGGATCCGCGGTTTCTGCGACTACATCACCGACGACGCACGGAAGCACGAACCGGCGTTCTACGCCCGGCTGGAGCAGCTCGAACTCGCCACGACCGCACGCCCGCCCTACATGCACACCGCCCGCCTCTTCCAGCTGACGGCGCGAAAAAAGTGA
- a CDS encoding metalloregulator ArsR/SmtB family transcription factor, with translation MMTSADTELIRVLADPLRLEIVTLLAHETLCTTHLVEETGARQTNLSNHLRVLREAGVVETEPCGRFTYYKLKPEVIEALAASFGELAEAARTTVETDRKRAC, from the coding sequence ATGATGACGTCAGCCGACACTGAACTGATCAGAGTCCTCGCCGACCCGCTCAGGCTCGAGATCGTGACCCTGCTCGCCCACGAGACCCTGTGCACCACCCACCTCGTGGAGGAGACGGGCGCCCGGCAGACGAACCTCTCCAACCATCTGCGCGTCCTGCGTGAGGCCGGGGTGGTGGAGACGGAGCCCTGCGGCCGCTTCACCTACTACAAGCTGAAGCCCGAGGTCATCGAGGCGCTCGCGGCCTCGTTCGGTGAACTCGCCGAGGCCGCGCGCACCACCGTCGAGACCGACCGGAAGCGGGCCTGCTGA
- a CDS encoding RICIN domain-containing protein translates to MRRPGHRRPCSRSAALLAAVALLLALVGAQGMASAASTAVQDINIVSTHSGMCLEVGTATEGEVITQRRCAGRKNALWTLKSSPLGGGSYQIVNVYSGKCMAVENSSPAAGALVRQQTCGSQPGASFVFTETDGGVWLQPRTVTPSPQCLEITESSTADGARLRQWGCDRQPGAVFTQERYQGPPLGWAKIRPASAPSLCVTEGRDRKGLYPSAVAVQRACAQAVPPRTYLEEVGAGRYRIQWHHPEFGIGCLTVMNGGPVPGMLEPWDACASAGVFLVEPVETPAPGGFRIREAATGQCLGMVDGGTAEGVELMRQSCTSALSQEFFIDPE, encoded by the coding sequence ATGCGAAGACCAGGCCACAGACGTCCGTGCTCCCGCTCCGCCGCGCTGCTCGCCGCCGTCGCCCTTCTCCTCGCCCTGGTGGGCGCGCAGGGCATGGCGAGCGCGGCATCGACGGCGGTGCAGGACATCAACATCGTCTCCACTCACAGCGGCATGTGCCTCGAAGTCGGTACCGCCACCGAGGGGGAGGTGATCACACAGCGCCGTTGCGCGGGCCGCAAGAACGCGCTGTGGACGCTGAAGTCATCTCCCCTGGGCGGTGGTTCGTACCAGATCGTCAATGTCTACAGCGGCAAGTGCATGGCGGTGGAGAACTCCAGCCCCGCCGCCGGCGCCCTCGTACGGCAGCAGACCTGCGGCAGCCAGCCCGGCGCGAGCTTCGTCTTCACCGAGACCGACGGTGGTGTCTGGCTCCAGCCCAGGACCGTCACTCCGTCCCCGCAGTGCCTGGAGATCACCGAATCCTCCACCGCCGACGGGGCGCGGCTGCGGCAGTGGGGCTGTGACCGCCAGCCCGGTGCCGTCTTCACCCAGGAGCGGTACCAGGGCCCGCCGCTCGGCTGGGCGAAGATCCGCCCGGCGAGCGCGCCCTCGCTGTGCGTCACCGAAGGCCGCGACCGCAAGGGCCTCTACCCCAGCGCCGTCGCCGTGCAGAGGGCGTGTGCCCAGGCGGTCCCGCCGCGCACCTACCTCGAAGAGGTCGGCGCCGGCCGCTACCGCATCCAGTGGCATCACCCCGAATTCGGCATCGGCTGTCTGACCGTCATGAACGGCGGCCCGGTCCCCGGCATGCTCGAACCGTGGGACGCCTGTGCCTCCGCCGGCGTGTTCCTGGTCGAGCCGGTCGAGACCCCGGCGCCGGGCGGCTTCCGCATCCGGGAGGCGGCGACGGGCCAGTGTCTGGGCATGGTGGACGGCGGCACGGCGGAGGGTGTCGAGCTCATGCGCCAGTCGTGTACGTCGGCGCTGTCCCAGGAGTTCTTCATCGACCCGGAGTGA
- a CDS encoding GNAT family N-acetyltransferase, which produces MPISHTPKTATLDDAPLVGATLARAFDDDPMMRWFFPDEATREASLGRYFGTIFTRQYVLHGVCQRTDAAVAFWVPAEAQEKAVPDQETIQELTNLLGDRAELFGGAVEMAAQHTPQEPHWSLALIGADPAAQGQGQGAALLRSGLAQADAAGMPVHLESSKPENLPVYEHFGFTVRDELRLPGGGPQLWTMWREPRRQADA; this is translated from the coding sequence ATGCCTATATCGCACACGCCGAAGACGGCGACGCTCGACGATGCCCCCCTGGTCGGCGCCACCTTGGCCCGCGCCTTTGACGACGACCCGATGATGCGCTGGTTCTTCCCCGACGAGGCCACGCGGGAAGCGTCCCTGGGCCGCTACTTCGGCACGATCTTCACCCGCCAGTACGTGCTGCACGGCGTGTGCCAACGCACCGACGCCGCCGTCGCGTTCTGGGTGCCCGCGGAGGCGCAGGAGAAGGCCGTTCCCGACCAGGAGACCATCCAGGAGCTCACGAACCTCCTCGGCGACCGGGCGGAGCTGTTCGGGGGCGCCGTCGAGATGGCGGCCCAGCACACGCCCCAGGAGCCGCACTGGTCCCTGGCGCTCATCGGGGCCGACCCGGCCGCGCAGGGCCAGGGGCAGGGCGCCGCCCTGCTGCGCTCCGGGCTGGCCCAGGCCGACGCGGCGGGCATGCCCGTCCACCTGGAGTCCTCCAAGCCGGAGAACCTCCCCGTCTACGAGCACTTCGGCTTCACCGTGCGCGACGAGCTGCGGCTGCCGGGCGGCGGACCGCAGCTGTGGACGATGTGGCGCGAGCCGCGCCGCCAGGCCGACGCCTAG
- a CDS encoding DinB family protein, producing MIDDFAKEYLHSDLRQMREAMLWKVDGLGEYDIRRPLTVTGTNLLGLVKHLSVWESRYLGEVFDRPFPEPLPRWDDVGERGADLWATEHETREEVIGRYRRVWEHSDATIAALTLDSPGFVPWWPRPDVQLFTVLVHMLTETGRHVGHADILREQLDGSTGTAAEYATAPHDAAFWEAHCARLERAATAAAATSGGRDQ from the coding sequence ATGATCGATGACTTCGCGAAAGAGTACTTGCACAGCGATCTGCGACAGATGCGCGAGGCGATGCTCTGGAAGGTCGACGGGCTCGGTGAGTACGACATCCGCCGCCCCCTGACCGTGACGGGGACCAACCTTCTCGGCCTCGTCAAGCATCTGTCCGTCTGGGAGTCCAGGTACCTCGGCGAGGTCTTCGACCGCCCGTTCCCCGAACCGCTGCCCCGCTGGGACGACGTCGGGGAACGCGGCGCCGACCTGTGGGCTACCGAACATGAGACGCGGGAGGAGGTCATAGGCCGCTACCGCCGCGTATGGGAGCACTCGGACGCGACGATCGCCGCGCTGACCCTCGACTCTCCCGGCTTCGTGCCCTGGTGGCCGCGTCCCGACGTGCAGCTGTTCACCGTCCTGGTGCACATGCTCACCGAGACAGGCAGGCACGTCGGACACGCGGACATCTTGCGCGAACAGCTCGATGGCTCGACAGGGACGGCTGCCGAATACGCCACTGCGCCGCACGACGCGGCCTTCTGGGAAGCCCACTGTGCGAGGCTCGAGCGAGCGGCGACAGCGGCGGCCGCCACGTCCGGCGGCCGAGATCAGTGA
- the arsB gene encoding ACR3 family arsenite efflux transporter, whose protein sequence is MTATDPGTTSPPEGGADVSVVAKLSTLDRYLAVWILLAMAVGIGLGRLVPGLGGTLAKAEVGGISLPIAIGLLVMMYPVLAKVRYDKLDAVTGDRRLMVSSLVVNWIVGPAVMFALAWTFLPDLPEYRTGLIIVGLARCIAMVIIWNDLACGDREAAAVLVALNSVFQVVAFGLLGWFYLDLLPKWLGLGDGEHLDISMWKIALNVVIFLGVPLLAGFLTRRLGEKRLGRETYESGFLPRIGPWALYGLLFTIVILFALQGGTITSQPLDVARIALPLLVYFAVMFFGTFLLGKALGLAYDRTATLAFTAAGNNFELAIAVAIATFGVTSGQALSGVVGPLIEVPVLIGLVYVSLAWREKFAPAGRPM, encoded by the coding sequence ATGACCGCCACCGACCCCGGCACCACATCACCGCCCGAGGGCGGCGCGGACGTCTCGGTCGTCGCCAAGCTCTCCACCCTCGACCGCTACCTCGCCGTGTGGATCCTCCTCGCGATGGCCGTGGGCATCGGCCTCGGACGCCTCGTCCCGGGGCTCGGCGGCACCCTCGCCAAGGCCGAGGTCGGCGGCATCTCGCTGCCCATCGCCATCGGCCTGCTGGTCATGATGTATCCGGTCCTCGCCAAGGTCCGCTACGACAAGCTCGACGCCGTGACCGGCGACCGCAGGCTCATGGTGTCGTCGCTGGTCGTCAACTGGATCGTCGGCCCGGCCGTGATGTTCGCGCTGGCCTGGACGTTCCTGCCCGACCTGCCCGAGTACCGCACCGGCCTCATCATCGTCGGCCTGGCCCGCTGCATCGCCATGGTCATCATCTGGAACGACCTGGCGTGCGGCGACCGCGAGGCGGCCGCCGTGCTCGTGGCCCTCAACTCCGTCTTCCAGGTGGTCGCGTTCGGCCTCCTCGGCTGGTTCTACCTCGACCTGCTGCCGAAGTGGCTCGGCCTCGGCGACGGGGAGCACCTGGACATCTCCATGTGGAAGATCGCCCTGAACGTCGTCATCTTCCTCGGCGTCCCGCTCCTCGCCGGATTCCTCACCCGCCGTCTCGGCGAGAAGAGGCTCGGCCGCGAGACGTACGAGTCCGGCTTCCTCCCCAGGATCGGCCCCTGGGCGCTCTACGGACTGCTCTTCACGATCGTGATCCTCTTCGCCCTGCAAGGCGGGACCATCACCTCGCAGCCCCTGGACGTGGCCCGCATCGCGCTGCCGCTCCTGGTGTACTTCGCCGTCATGTTCTTCGGCACCTTCCTGCTGGGCAAGGCGCTCGGCCTCGCCTACGACCGCACGGCGACGCTCGCGTTCACCGCGGCGGGCAACAACTTCGAACTCGCCATCGCCGTCGCCATCGCCACCTTCGGTGTGACCTCCGGCCAGGCCCTGTCCGGTGTCGTCGGACCGCTCATCGAGGTCCCGGTCCTCATCGGGCTCGTGTACGTGTCGCTGGCCTGGCGCGAGAAGTTCGCCCCGGCCGGGCGCCCGATGTGA
- a CDS encoding NAD(P)-binding domain-containing protein, whose product MNASSAVLPVVVIGAGPIGLAAAAHLVERGIEPLVLEAGDSAGSAVREWSHVRLFSPWAEVVDPAAEKLLTPTGWVRPDGATYPTGGDWARKYLTPLADVLGDSVRFGVTVTGVSRRGRDRVVDADREQQPFTVYVRDSDGGERRVVARAVIDASGTWTTPGPLGGDGLPALGERAASDRISYRVPDLGDAAVRARYAGRRTAVIGSGASAFTTLALLAGLAEEVPGTHAVWVLRRGISGSTFGGGAADQLPARGALGLAAKAAVDDGHADAVTGFRTGAVDRSGERLVLIAEDGRRLDPVDEVIVLTGFRPDLSFLGELRLGLDERLQAPVGLAPLIDPNQHSCGTVYPHGVKELTHPEKGVYLVGMKSYGRAPTFLAMTGYEQVRSIAAALAGDHEAAGRVELTLPETGVCGGSGLFDEPADTGDGTGTGIGDASGGCCGTPSTLRIGAAAPASSGGC is encoded by the coding sequence GTGAACGCGTCCAGCGCCGTCCTGCCCGTCGTGGTCATCGGAGCCGGCCCCATCGGCCTCGCCGCGGCCGCCCACCTCGTCGAGCGGGGCATCGAACCCCTGGTACTCGAAGCCGGCGACAGCGCGGGCAGCGCCGTGCGCGAGTGGTCGCACGTACGCCTCTTCTCCCCGTGGGCCGAGGTCGTCGACCCGGCCGCCGAGAAGCTCCTCACCCCCACCGGCTGGGTGCGGCCCGACGGCGCCACCTACCCCACCGGCGGCGACTGGGCACGGAAGTACCTGACGCCGCTGGCCGACGTGCTGGGCGACAGCGTCCGCTTCGGCGTGACGGTGACCGGGGTCTCCCGCCGGGGCCGCGACCGTGTCGTCGACGCCGACCGCGAACAGCAGCCCTTCACCGTGTACGTCCGTGACAGCGACGGCGGCGAGCGGCGCGTCGTCGCCCGCGCCGTCATCGACGCCTCCGGCACCTGGACGACCCCCGGCCCGCTCGGCGGCGACGGCCTGCCCGCGCTCGGCGAACGAGCCGCCTCGGACCGCATCTCGTACCGCGTGCCCGACCTCGGGGACGCGGCCGTCCGCGCCCGGTACGCGGGCAGGCGCACGGCGGTCATCGGCTCCGGAGCCTCCGCGTTCACCACGCTCGCCCTCCTGGCCGGCCTCGCCGAGGAGGTGCCGGGCACCCACGCGGTGTGGGTGCTGCGGCGAGGCATCAGCGGCTCCACCTTCGGCGGCGGTGCGGCCGACCAGCTCCCGGCCCGCGGTGCCCTGGGCCTCGCGGCGAAGGCAGCCGTGGACGACGGCCATGCCGATGCCGTCACCGGCTTCCGCACCGGCGCCGTGGACAGGAGCGGCGAACGGCTGGTGCTGATCGCCGAGGACGGCCGCCGCCTCGACCCGGTCGACGAGGTCATCGTCCTGACCGGCTTCCGTCCCGACCTCTCCTTCCTCGGCGAACTCCGGCTCGGCCTCGACGAACGCCTCCAGGCGCCCGTCGGACTCGCCCCGCTGATCGACCCCAACCAGCACTCGTGCGGCACCGTCTACCCGCACGGGGTCAAGGAGTTGACCCACCCGGAGAAGGGCGTCTACCTGGTCGGCATGAAGAGTTACGGCCGCGCCCCGACGTTCCTCGCCATGACCGGCTACGAGCAGGTCCGCTCCATCGCCGCGGCCCTCGCGGGAGACCACGAGGCCGCCGGGCGCGTGGAGTTGACCCTCCCCGAGACGGGAGTCTGCGGCGGATCGGGCCTCTTCGACGAACCGGCCGACACCGGCGATGGCACCGGCACCGGCATCGGCGACGCGTCCGGCGGCTGCTGCGGGACCCCGTCGACGCTCCGGATCGGCGCGGCCGCGCCCGCGTCTTCCGGCGGCTGCTGA